Proteins from a single region of Stigmatella erecta:
- a CDS encoding cysteine desulfurase-like protein: MTFTFSQHFPALRSGFSYLDNAAGAQVPTHAIEAISQFLSQGSCNVGQPYPASRVATELKAQARAATAHFLNCEPGEVILGTSATSLTFQLGRAFSRLFQPGDHIIVSELEHESNASPWRALEAQGVEVKLWKARWPEGRLELADLRALLTPLTRLVALTAAANSVGTTPETAEAARLAHSVGAWIILDAVHSSPHLLPDVKAWDADFAVFSPYKVFGPHLGCMYIRQELLPRLPADKLWFVPDDSPQKFEPGTANHEGLAGWLGALRYLYEVLGDGMTGRAGLEQAYRRIESLERPLLESTLERLLRHPRIQLYGPREPQGRVATFCFNIPGVSPRAVAEHLGQNGVAVAAGHYYATLAAQALGLMPDGAVRASLLHYNTSEDLDRFFAGLDTLR; the protein is encoded by the coding sequence ATGACTTTCACGTTCTCCCAGCACTTTCCCGCTTTGCGGTCCGGCTTCAGCTACCTCGACAACGCCGCGGGAGCGCAGGTGCCCACGCATGCCATCGAGGCCATCTCCCAATTCCTGTCCCAGGGAAGCTGCAATGTCGGCCAACCCTATCCAGCGTCCCGGGTGGCCACCGAGCTGAAGGCCCAGGCCCGCGCCGCCACCGCCCACTTCCTGAACTGCGAGCCTGGGGAAGTCATCCTCGGCACCAGCGCCACCTCCCTCACCTTCCAGCTCGGGCGGGCCTTCAGCCGGTTGTTCCAGCCGGGAGACCACATCATCGTCTCCGAGCTGGAGCACGAGTCCAACGCCAGCCCGTGGCGAGCCCTGGAGGCGCAAGGGGTGGAGGTGAAGCTCTGGAAGGCCCGCTGGCCCGAGGGCCGGCTGGAGCTCGCGGACCTGCGGGCGCTGCTCACGCCCCTGACCCGGCTGGTGGCCCTGACGGCCGCCGCCAACTCGGTGGGCACCACCCCGGAGACCGCCGAGGCCGCGCGGCTCGCGCACTCCGTGGGGGCCTGGATCATCCTCGATGCGGTGCACTCCAGCCCTCACCTGCTGCCCGATGTGAAGGCATGGGACGCGGACTTCGCGGTGTTCTCGCCCTACAAGGTCTTCGGCCCCCATCTGGGCTGCATGTACATCCGCCAGGAGCTGCTGCCGCGCCTCCCGGCGGACAAGCTGTGGTTCGTCCCCGACGACAGCCCCCAGAAGTTCGAGCCCGGCACCGCCAACCACGAAGGCCTCGCGGGCTGGTTGGGCGCCTTGCGCTACCTGTACGAGGTACTGGGTGACGGGATGACCGGACGGGCCGGGCTGGAGCAGGCCTATCGCCGCATCGAGAGCCTGGAGCGTCCTCTGCTGGAGTCCACGCTGGAGCGCCTGCTGCGCCATCCGCGCATCCAGCTGTATGGCCCCCGGGAGCCCCAGGGGCGGGTGGCCACCTTCTGCTTCAACATCCCAGGCGTCTCCCCTCGCGCGGTGGCAGAGCACCTCGGCCAGAATGGCGTCGCGGTGGCGGCGGGCCACTACTACGCCACCCTGGCCGCACAAGCGCTGGGGCTCATGCCCGATGGGGCTGTCCGGGCCTCGCTGCTGCACTACAACACGTCCGAGGATCTCGACCGGTTCTTCGCCGGACTGGACACGCTGCGCTAA
- a CDS encoding TonB-dependent receptor domain-containing protein, which yields MVRSTFSLVIAAFAGTAAAQGGSGIRGKLTDAKTGEPLLVCPISVISGGNTFVETNLEGFYELALPPGTYDVRFWCDQYEGVDVKGMRVAEGFVDRDLALKPVEGAFTEEVVVIGTVDTKSESGLLLQRKLANTVQDSIGSEQISRSPDSNAGDAVKRVTSATVVGRNVFLRGLGGRYAATTVNGVSLPSTDPDGHQAPLDLFPNSLLSTLTVQKTFSAEMGGAFAGGVLGIETNSYPATLQTRLRLSLGANSESTFRSRRTYSGGSLDFLGIDDGTRSLPSSVPGDRPLTARDAQAEQVSESFSNTWSSRTSSGLPNGSLSFSVGNTHSWGDGRAFGYLASALYSRSDAVTNADAQTFRINDQDLIPKDLYRSEFGATNTNLGALFNAGYQLDSLNDVSVLSLVSSSTEDSAQVLRGFSDTDNADFDATRLKFSQRFLNFNQLRGTHRFGAEDALTLRWQANVSVTQAKEPDTRDLLYLDTNGVRRFRQAANSGERFFSSLGDTSGGGSVSLRFPLGAVEMNVGASAQLSQRRFDARRFSFLFIGEDPEMLGLPAEEMFSGDNIGPSFLAEERTFLTDSYDGFQSIYAGFISAEFSPLERLRLIAGARVEAFTQRLESGSSFAQGQAPASTDNTTVNPMPSLNAVYAVTDKANLRAGYSFTVARPQFREVAPFLYYDAIRRRSVSGNPELVSSRIHNADLRWELFPTEGELLSVGGFFKRFIDPIEQVVVSSIQGDVGYRNAQGATALGLELEGRVSLGRFSPVLSPLRVGANLSLIHSRVSLGQGQQISTSESRPLQGQSPYVANVNATYTRESSGTEVTVLYNVFGKRISEVGFNRLPDTYEQPFHRVDLTVSQRLTEDVRLKLTGTNLLNQSSNFQQIGTDVFRYQPGVTAVAQVEWSPF from the coding sequence ATGGTTCGCTCCACGTTTTCGCTGGTCATCGCCGCCTTCGCAGGCACCGCGGCCGCTCAGGGCGGCTCCGGAATCCGCGGCAAGCTCACGGACGCCAAGACGGGTGAGCCCCTGCTGGTATGCCCCATCTCGGTCATCTCCGGGGGTAACACTTTCGTCGAGACGAACCTGGAAGGGTTCTACGAATTGGCCCTGCCGCCGGGTACCTATGACGTCCGCTTCTGGTGCGACCAGTACGAGGGCGTGGATGTGAAGGGCATGCGGGTCGCCGAGGGCTTCGTGGATCGCGATCTCGCGCTCAAGCCGGTGGAGGGCGCCTTCACCGAGGAAGTCGTCGTCATCGGCACCGTGGACACCAAGAGCGAGAGCGGCTTGCTGCTCCAGCGCAAGCTCGCGAACACCGTCCAGGATTCGATTGGCAGCGAGCAGATCTCCCGCTCCCCGGACTCCAACGCCGGGGATGCGGTCAAGCGGGTGACCTCGGCCACGGTGGTGGGCCGGAACGTGTTCCTGCGGGGGTTGGGCGGGCGCTATGCCGCCACCACCGTCAACGGCGTCTCCCTGCCCAGCACGGACCCCGACGGCCACCAGGCTCCCCTGGACCTCTTCCCCAACTCGCTCCTGTCCACCCTGACGGTGCAGAAGACCTTCTCGGCGGAGATGGGCGGCGCCTTCGCGGGTGGCGTCCTCGGCATCGAGACCAACTCCTATCCCGCCACCCTGCAGACCCGGCTGCGCCTGTCGCTGGGCGCCAACTCCGAGTCCACCTTCCGCTCCCGCCGGACGTACTCCGGTGGCAGCCTGGACTTCCTGGGCATCGATGATGGCACCCGCTCGCTGCCCTCCAGCGTTCCCGGGGACCGGCCGCTGACGGCGCGCGATGCGCAGGCGGAGCAGGTGAGTGAGAGCTTCTCCAACACCTGGTCGAGCCGGACCTCCAGTGGCCTGCCCAACGGCAGCCTGAGCTTCTCGGTCGGTAACACCCACTCCTGGGGCGATGGACGGGCCTTCGGCTATCTGGCGAGCGCCCTCTACTCCCGGAGCGACGCGGTCACCAACGCCGACGCCCAGACGTTCCGCATCAATGACCAGGACCTGATTCCCAAGGATCTCTACCGCTCGGAGTTCGGCGCCACGAACACGAACCTGGGGGCCCTGTTCAACGCGGGCTACCAGCTGGACTCGCTGAACGATGTGAGCGTGCTGTCCCTCGTGAGCAGCTCCACCGAGGACTCGGCCCAAGTGTTGCGCGGCTTCTCCGACACCGACAACGCGGACTTCGATGCCACGCGCCTGAAGTTCTCGCAGCGTTTCCTGAACTTCAACCAGCTCCGGGGCACCCACCGCTTCGGCGCGGAAGATGCCCTCACGCTGCGCTGGCAGGCGAACGTGTCGGTGACGCAGGCCAAGGAGCCGGACACCCGGGACCTGCTCTATCTCGACACCAACGGTGTGCGCCGCTTCCGCCAGGCCGCCAACAGCGGCGAGCGCTTCTTCTCCTCGCTGGGCGATACGAGCGGCGGCGGCAGCGTGTCCCTCCGCTTCCCGCTGGGCGCCGTGGAGATGAACGTGGGCGCGTCCGCGCAGCTGTCCCAGCGCCGCTTCGACGCGCGCCGCTTCTCCTTCCTCTTCATCGGAGAGGACCCGGAGATGCTGGGGTTGCCCGCGGAGGAGATGTTCTCCGGCGACAACATCGGCCCCTCGTTCCTCGCCGAGGAGCGGACGTTCCTGACCGACAGCTACGACGGCTTCCAGTCCATCTACGCTGGCTTCATCAGCGCGGAGTTCAGCCCCCTGGAGCGGCTGCGCCTCATCGCGGGCGCGCGCGTGGAGGCCTTCACCCAGCGCCTGGAGTCCGGCAGCAGCTTCGCCCAGGGCCAGGCGCCCGCGTCCACGGACAACACCACGGTCAACCCCATGCCGTCGCTCAACGCGGTCTACGCCGTGACGGACAAGGCGAACCTGCGTGCCGGTTACAGCTTCACGGTGGCCCGGCCCCAGTTCCGTGAGGTGGCCCCGTTCCTCTATTACGACGCCATCCGCCGCCGCAGCGTGAGCGGCAATCCGGAGCTGGTCTCCTCGCGCATCCACAACGCCGACCTGCGGTGGGAGCTCTTCCCCACCGAGGGCGAGCTCCTCTCGGTGGGCGGCTTCTTCAAGCGCTTCATCGATCCCATCGAGCAGGTGGTGGTCAGCTCCATCCAGGGCGATGTCGGCTACCGCAACGCCCAGGGGGCCACCGCGCTGGGGCTCGAGCTGGAGGGCCGCGTCTCCCTGGGCCGCTTCAGCCCGGTGCTGAGCCCCCTGCGCGTCGGGGCCAACCTGAGCCTCATCCACTCCCGCGTGAGCCTGGGCCAGGGCCAGCAGATCAGCACCAGCGAGAGCCGCCCGCTCCAGGGCCAGTCGCCCTACGTGGCCAACGTGAACGCCACCTACACGCGGGAGAGCTCGGGCACCGAGGTGACGGTGCTCTACAACGTGTTCGGCAAGCGCATCTCGGAGGTCGGCTTCAACCGGCTGCCGGATACGTATGAGCAGCCGTTCCACCGCGTGGACCTGACCGTGTCCCAGCGGCTCACGGAGGACGTGCGGCTGAAGCTGACGGGCACCAACCTGCTCAATCAGTCCTCCAACTTCCAGCAGATCGGTACCGACGTGTTCCGCTACCAGCCCGGCGTCACCGCCGTGGCCCAGGTGGAGTGGAGCCCGTTCTGA